The following proteins are co-located in the Candidatus Competibacteraceae bacterium genome:
- the rpmI gene encoding 50S ribosomal protein L35 produces MPKMKTNRGAAKRFSRTGSGRYKCSHSHLRHILTKKSTKRKRQLRGTTIVAAVDTPAVRRMLPYT; encoded by the coding sequence ATGCCCAAGATGAAAACCAACCGCGGTGCGGCCAAGCGTTTCAGCCGTACCGGGTCCGGCCGGTACAAATGTTCTCACTCGCATCTCCGGCACATTCTGACCAAGAAGAGCACCAAGCGGAAACGCCAGTTGCGCGGTACCACGATCGTCGCCGCGGTGGATACCCCGGCGGTGCGTCGGATGCTGCCTTACACTTGA